One Caldivirga sp. DNA window includes the following coding sequences:
- a CDS encoding ATP-binding protein, which translates to MLGRDSEINELERLLSNGFWPVILGSRRIGKTTLMRTVINELNGIYIAASKISGLKGLGLRLIDEVRRLNIKVKLNLAVPHIEIERKPTSTIESLIKELGDVVIGIDEVQNIVNPRLPALLSVAYNESRVKFIFSGSLVGTVRLLMRSPEALGRPLIKFELKPFTREQAIDFLKTGSRSCGLNITDTEIGDAVNEFNGIVGWLTYYGSLRVSGINHSETVETLTGIARELIKNELSKLNKYGLTTYRALAILGRAR; encoded by the coding sequence GTGTTAGGTAGGGATAGTGAGATTAATGAATTAGAGAGATTGTTGAGTAATGGATTTTGGCCTGTTATTCTTGGTTCCAGGAGGATTGGTAAGACTACATTAATGAGGACTGTGATTAATGAGCTTAATGGAATCTATATTGCTGCGTCCAAGATAAGTGGGCTTAAGGGTCTTGGACTTAGGCTTATTGATGAGGTTAGGAGACTTAATATTAAGGTTAAGTTGAATTTAGCAGTACCTCATATTGAGATTGAAAGGAAACCTACCTCAACTATAGAGAGTTTAATTAAGGAATTGGGTGATGTAGTAATTGGTATTGATGAAGTTCAAAACATAGTAAATCCTAGGCTTCCTGCATTACTCTCAGTTGCGTACAATGAGTCTAGGGTTAAATTCATCTTCAGCGGTTCATTAGTGGGTACGGTTAGGTTACTGATGAGGAGCCCGGAGGCTTTAGGCAGACCACTGATTAAGTTTGAGCTTAAACCATTCACAAGGGAGCAGGCAATTGATTTTCTTAAAACTGGTTCAAGAAGCTGCGGCCTTAACATAACTGATACTGAGATTGGGGATGCCGTGAATGAATTCAATGGTATAGTTGGCTGGTTAACCTACTACGGTAGCCTTAGGGTTAGTGGTATTAATCACTCTGAGACCGTTGAAACACTCACTGGAATTGCCAGGGAATTAATTAAAAATGAGTTAAGTAAGCTGAATAAGTATGGGTTGACTACGTATAGGGCATTAGCCATACTAGGTAGGGCTAGGTGA